In Candidatus Methylacidiphilales bacterium, the following proteins share a genomic window:
- the mobF gene encoding MobF family relaxase, with product MVRFDKPCRNVAGAMEYFSQHLGKGDYLTQQGQSEMVWMGKGAIRLGLSGHAQEQHFSQLCSGKHPFTGEKLGVRDMGANRRVCFFGQISAPKDVSIAYLVGGDERIAGWWNEAVQDTLMEIEATTLTRVRKAGAMENRQTGNMVAAVVTHDASRSLDPQLHTHVCIMNVTYDEVEQRWKGVEPSGFYRHQGYFREVCYNKLSQRMVEAGYELEKARTLGFIVKGFPPELRDKFSKRRKDILEKAAALGVKSQDGLHKIAGSSRSGKQNIETSELKTRWIKESGEALTTVQAVIASADGKPNPGLSVTASESVRYAEEHLFERCSVTDERAILREALMYGRGQVSLEQLRSEIEEKVKSGLWIRKGEKITSRETLRMEQEYITWARLRRGKLGSLGDASQVNPNLSKEQFRAVQKILRSWDRIVVLQGDAGTGKTTTLKEVVRGIERRGGKPFCCAPSSGAADVLRKDLTADANTLQQLLVNPSLDARVQEQAIIVDEAGLISTRQMRDLCRLAKENDCRLVLVGDIKQHSSVEAGDALRALEKFGEVEVASLRTIHRQVDPAYRIAVRYLATKKPYQAFQQFCSIGAVREIKDQKELFQRAAEDYVKTLHKGKSCLAISPVWSEIHQFTDAVRVQLREAKLLPSEQHTVKTFSSHQWTKAERKDVRNYQAGDVLAFHRKTAVFEKGEVLRCIGKQERQVVVERANGDRYAFNPKQITSYDIGLERELAIASGERLLLRGNCKLQKLQNGDIVEVSGLGGDGSLQLKDGRVIPTDFRQFTYGYATTSHAAQGKTVDRGIVIMSDEGIRASNLRQAYVSHSRFRENMALYVSDERAAKDAFATDADRQLAMELNRQDAAHIRECERLFEQADACRRSGNGSWPPVPP from the coding sequence ATGGTTCGATTCGACAAACCCTGCCGGAATGTCGCCGGAGCTATGGAATACTTTTCCCAGCATTTGGGCAAAGGTGATTATCTGACCCAGCAAGGCCAGTCCGAAATGGTGTGGATGGGGAAAGGAGCGATCCGCCTTGGTTTGTCGGGCCATGCCCAGGAGCAACATTTTTCCCAGTTGTGTTCCGGGAAACATCCGTTTACTGGGGAAAAGCTGGGGGTGCGGGACATGGGGGCGAATCGAAGGGTCTGCTTCTTTGGCCAAATCTCGGCACCGAAAGATGTTTCCATTGCCTATTTGGTCGGTGGCGATGAACGGATTGCCGGATGGTGGAATGAGGCTGTACAAGACACCTTGATGGAAATTGAAGCCACCACGTTAACCCGTGTGCGTAAAGCCGGGGCGATGGAAAATCGTCAGACCGGCAACATGGTTGCGGCGGTTGTCACGCATGACGCCAGCCGGAGCCTTGATCCCCAGTTGCACACCCATGTCTGCATCATGAACGTGACCTATGACGAGGTGGAACAGCGCTGGAAAGGTGTGGAGCCCTCCGGGTTCTATCGGCATCAGGGTTATTTCCGAGAAGTCTGCTACAATAAACTCTCCCAGCGAATGGTGGAAGCGGGCTATGAACTCGAAAAGGCCCGGACGCTGGGTTTCATCGTCAAAGGTTTCCCACCTGAACTGCGGGATAAATTCAGCAAGCGGCGGAAAGACATCCTCGAAAAAGCCGCCGCCCTGGGTGTGAAATCCCAGGATGGATTGCACAAGATTGCCGGAAGCAGCCGTTCCGGAAAACAAAACATCGAAACTTCGGAACTTAAAACACGTTGGATCAAGGAAAGCGGGGAAGCGTTGACGACGGTTCAAGCGGTGATTGCTTCAGCGGATGGCAAGCCCAACCCCGGTTTATCGGTCACAGCTTCGGAATCTGTGCGTTATGCCGAAGAACATTTGTTTGAGCGGTGTTCGGTGACCGATGAGCGGGCCATCCTGCGGGAAGCTCTCATGTATGGCCGTGGTCAGGTGTCATTGGAACAACTCCGTTCTGAGATTGAAGAAAAGGTGAAGTCCGGTCTTTGGATTCGTAAGGGCGAAAAAATCACTTCCAGGGAAACACTCCGCATGGAACAGGAATACATCACCTGGGCCAGGCTGCGCCGGGGCAAACTGGGCTCCTTGGGTGATGCGTCCCAAGTGAATCCGAATTTGAGCAAGGAACAATTCCGGGCGGTCCAGAAAATCCTCCGTTCTTGGGATCGAATCGTTGTTTTGCAGGGAGATGCCGGAACGGGTAAGACAACTACCTTGAAGGAAGTGGTTCGAGGGATTGAACGCAGGGGCGGCAAGCCTTTTTGTTGCGCCCCCTCTTCCGGTGCCGCCGATGTGTTGCGAAAAGATCTGACGGCGGATGCCAACACTCTGCAACAGCTTCTGGTCAATCCGTCCCTGGACGCACGGGTGCAGGAACAGGCCATTATTGTTGATGAAGCGGGCTTGATCTCAACCCGGCAGATGCGGGATTTATGCCGTCTGGCAAAAGAAAACGATTGCCGCCTGGTTTTGGTTGGCGACATCAAACAGCACAGTTCGGTGGAGGCGGGTGATGCTCTGAGAGCCTTGGAAAAATTCGGCGAGGTGGAAGTGGCCAGTTTAAGAACCATCCACCGCCAGGTCGATCCGGCCTATCGAATAGCCGTACGGTATCTGGCCACAAAAAAGCCGTATCAGGCATTCCAGCAATTTTGCAGCATTGGAGCCGTCCGGGAAATCAAAGACCAGAAGGAATTATTCCAACGCGCGGCAGAGGATTACGTCAAAACCCTCCATAAAGGGAAATCCTGCCTGGCCATTTCCCCTGTCTGGTCTGAAATCCACCAGTTCACCGATGCGGTGCGGGTACAACTGCGCGAAGCCAAGCTTCTTCCTTCAGAGCAGCACACGGTCAAAACCTTCTCGTCTCATCAATGGACCAAGGCGGAACGAAAAGATGTGCGGAACTACCAAGCAGGCGATGTGCTGGCTTTCCACCGGAAAACAGCCGTCTTTGAAAAGGGCGAGGTTTTGCGCTGCATTGGGAAACAGGAACGCCAGGTCGTGGTCGAACGTGCCAACGGTGACCGCTATGCGTTCAACCCCAAACAAATTACCAGCTATGATATCGGGCTGGAACGGGAACTGGCCATTGCTTCAGGCGAAAGGCTGCTCCTTCGTGGCAACTGCAAGCTCCAGAAATTGCAAAACGGGGACATCGTGGAAGTGTCTGGCTTGGGTGGGGACGGTTCACTCCAGTTGAAGGATGGCCGGGTGATTCCGACAGATTTTCGGCAGTTCACTTATGGCTATGCCACCACCTCCCATGCAGCCCAGGGAAAAACCGTGGATCGGGGGATTGTCATCATGTCGGATGAGGGCATCCGGGCCAGTAATTTGAGGCAAGCCTACGTCAGTCATTCCCGGTTTCGGGAAAACATGGCCCTATATGTTTCCGACGAAAGAGCGGCCAAAGATGCTTTTGCTACCGATGCAGACCGACAATTGGCGATGGAATTAAACCGTCAGGATGCGGCCCATATCCGGGAATGCGAACGGTTGTTTGAACAGGCCGATGCCTGCAGGCGCAGCGGCAACGGGTCCTGGCCGCCCGTGCCACCATGA
- a CDS encoding type IV toxin-antitoxin system AbiEi family antitoxin domain-containing protein has protein sequence MQPIKKLAQVLDSLADRDHCLFSPSDLAVALGDYRQMPVLLSRAVNAGILKRVCRGIYLYPRTDYPGGHLLFHAAARLRAEEFNYISLETALSDAGVISQIPINWISLMSSGRSHVVDCGDFGHIEFVHTAQRPEDLASELNYDAERHLWKASVRQALRDMKATRRSMDLVNMETAHELV, from the coding sequence ATGCAGCCCATCAAAAAGCTAGCCCAAGTTCTGGACTCTCTGGCCGACCGGGATCACTGTTTGTTCTCCCCGTCGGACTTGGCTGTCGCCTTGGGAGACTACCGTCAGATGCCGGTATTGCTTTCGCGTGCCGTAAATGCCGGAATTCTCAAGCGTGTCTGTCGCGGCATTTATCTTTACCCTCGGACCGATTATCCCGGCGGCCACCTTTTGTTTCACGCGGCCGCCCGGCTGCGGGCGGAGGAATTCAACTATATCAGCCTCGAAACTGCGTTGAGCGATGCCGGAGTGATTTCTCAAATACCGATAAACTGGATCAGTCTCATGTCATCCGGGCGCAGTCATGTCGTGGACTGCGGGGATTTTGGCCACATCGAGTTTGTGCATACGGCCCAGCGCCCGGAAGACTTGGCCAGTGAATTGAATTATGATGCGGAACGCCATCTTTGGAAGGCTTCCGTCCGGCAGGCGCTGCGCGACATGAAGGCCACCCGCCGCAGCATGGATTTGGTGAATATGGAGACAGCGCATGAGCTTGTTTGA
- a CDS encoding nucleotidyl transferase AbiEii/AbiGii toxin family protein, which yields MSLFDRLVDEALKVQPNLATLRPVVEKELLHHDILREMSAAGLLSRLTFIGGTCLRACYGSVRLSEDLDFTGGSHFKRSDLSELGRILAGNLKSRYGLRVSVSDPVKEEGTVATWKLSVETRPEGKHLPQQRIHIDICAIPSHDSRPMMLRNIYGVDMGTSGLIIQAQSREEILADKIIALAFRANRLKNRDLWDIAWLKQQGVELPVSLIPLKIHDHRRKPAEFVSLLRGRLADFKKKSEMRSDFMKEMQRFLPATMVAETLEKASYWQYLTQLLEEECAKATAGLS from the coding sequence ATGAGCTTGTTTGATCGGCTGGTGGATGAGGCCCTCAAGGTCCAACCCAATTTGGCCACGCTCAGGCCGGTTGTGGAAAAGGAGCTTTTGCATCACGACATCCTGCGTGAGATGAGTGCCGCGGGTCTGTTGTCCAGGTTGACATTCATCGGCGGCACCTGCCTGCGGGCTTGTTATGGTTCTGTGCGTTTGAGCGAGGATCTTGACTTTACGGGCGGGAGTCATTTCAAGCGCAGTGATCTTTCCGAACTCGGTCGGATTCTGGCGGGGAATCTCAAGAGTCGTTACGGCCTTCGAGTGAGCGTCAGCGACCCTGTTAAGGAAGAAGGGACGGTGGCAACCTGGAAGCTGAGCGTTGAGACACGTCCCGAGGGAAAACATCTTCCACAGCAACGCATTCACATCGATATATGCGCCATTCCCAGTCATGACTCACGTCCGATGATGCTGCGCAATATTTATGGCGTTGATATGGGCACCTCCGGCCTCATCATTCAGGCTCAGAGCCGGGAGGAAATTCTGGCCGACAAGATCATTGCGCTCGCCTTTCGGGCGAACCGGCTCAAAAACCGGGACCTCTGGGATATTGCGTGGCTCAAGCAACAGGGCGTTGAATTGCCTGTGTCTTTAATCCCTTTAAAAATTCACGACCACCGACGCAAGCCTGCGGAGTTTGTTTCCCTGCTGCGGGGACGTCTGGCGGATTTTAAGAAAAAGTCTGAGATGAGAAGCGACTTCATGAAGGAGATGCAGCGGTTTTTACCCGCAACAATGGTTGCTGAAACTCTCGAAAAGGCTTCCTACTGGCAATATCTCACGCAACTCCTTGAGGAAGAATGCGCCAAGGCAACGGCAGGGCTTTCGTGA
- a CDS encoding AAA family ATPase — translation MSNNMLVGSTWKKWDLHVHSPCSIVQHFGGDTKDAWEGYLDDLEKLPSEFKVIGINDYIFIEGYERVRKAKREEGRLQNIDLILPVVEFRLNKFAGVVKKDEHGKYSQSDWNRINLHVIFDELDPEIIRQQFLNALAPSYDLIPDSTHLKGKWQAVITRDSLKQLGQMIIDAAPADKKAAYGTPLEEGFNNLCVSLESIKEALNKHPLANRYLLAAGKTEWDNMKWDDQSIAEKRNVINCVDLVFTAATNPESYKAAKKRLLESNVKSTLLDCSDAHALSVSENKDRIGNCFTWIKADSTFEGLRQAVTEFDQRVFVGDIPDKCKLVSRNRTKYASNITIKKNAGSTLTETWFDVNLPLNHDLIAIIGNKGSGKSALADVVALAGNTKNHEKFSFLTQDRFRDPKSKLAAHFIGTLEWRDGTDSSRELHQNPATSDVERVKYLPQSYLETLCNELGGGGSSTFDSELRKIIYTHVPEEERLDFLSLDDLLNFKVAEIETERGQVTQQLSKLNEEISTIEKMLAPDSRLSLETRLDSKRKELQALENARPVTVDDPTAYDAAMVEAAAATAQLQELEAQLKAIRVEEQAVRDKKASAIKRAALVNRAVQSLRNHEKAHEQFLEGLSTILIEIDSNLLIHDVVSLQVNTEKLDAIGVAMRVEIETQDKILNSLDMTSVTRRREAVDAEINAIKGRLGEKQRLFVVYQEQLLQWERAKAELLGPKEKAHSIAWFDAEIQELARLPEKRNQLRQSRDATVRRLHEQIGKTVSEYKRLYEPVQAFVRSAANMEMPLPLAFNVRIAEEGFQENFLSQINRQTRGSFSGVDESNQLIHGILLETDFADPEAIVQFVNRIDDMLHVDRRDGSTENDMQPGDQLRKGIGLKDLYDFIFGLSYLQPRYSLTYGEQEIGRLSPGERGLLLLVFYLLLDNDDIPLVIDQPEENLDNQTIYKILVTCIKVAKQRRQVIMVTHNPNLAVVCDAEQIICASCDKTNSMFGYTSGAIESPEIKARVVEILEGTEPAFVNRKRKYGF, via the coding sequence ATGAGCAACAACATGCTTGTCGGATCAACGTGGAAAAAGTGGGATCTGCACGTTCACAGTCCTTGTTCCATTGTGCAGCACTTTGGTGGCGACACCAAAGATGCTTGGGAGGGATATCTGGACGATCTAGAAAAACTGCCGTCGGAGTTCAAGGTAATTGGCATCAACGACTATATCTTCATCGAAGGCTATGAGCGGGTTAGGAAAGCAAAGAGGGAAGAGGGAAGACTACAGAATATCGACTTAATTCTTCCAGTTGTGGAATTTCGCTTGAACAAATTTGCTGGTGTTGTCAAGAAGGACGAGCATGGGAAGTATTCACAGTCGGACTGGAACAGAATTAATTTGCATGTCATCTTTGACGAACTCGACCCTGAAATCATCCGCCAGCAGTTCCTTAACGCTCTCGCACCAAGTTACGACCTCATTCCGGATTCAACCCACCTGAAAGGGAAGTGGCAGGCAGTAATTACACGGGACAGCCTTAAACAGCTCGGGCAGATGATCATCGATGCTGCCCCTGCAGATAAAAAGGCAGCTTACGGCACCCCGTTGGAGGAAGGATTCAATAACCTTTGCGTCAGTCTCGAATCCATAAAGGAGGCACTCAATAAGCATCCATTAGCGAATCGCTATCTTCTAGCTGCTGGTAAGACCGAATGGGACAACATGAAGTGGGACGATCAATCGATAGCGGAAAAACGCAACGTCATCAACTGCGTGGATTTGGTATTCACCGCTGCTACAAATCCAGAGTCTTACAAGGCGGCGAAAAAGCGGCTTTTGGAATCAAACGTTAAAAGCACGCTACTTGACTGCTCAGATGCACACGCGCTTAGCGTGTCGGAGAATAAAGATCGAATTGGAAATTGCTTCACTTGGATCAAAGCAGATTCGACATTCGAAGGGCTGCGCCAAGCAGTCACAGAATTTGATCAGCGTGTCTTTGTCGGAGATATCCCGGACAAGTGCAAGCTCGTTTCCAGAAATCGAACCAAGTATGCGTCGAACATCACAATTAAAAAAAATGCGGGGTCAACACTCACCGAAACCTGGTTTGACGTAAACTTGCCTCTGAATCATGATCTCATCGCAATCATAGGAAATAAAGGTAGTGGGAAGAGTGCGCTCGCCGATGTGGTAGCACTTGCTGGAAATACTAAGAACCATGAAAAATTCTCTTTTCTGACCCAGGATCGATTTCGCGACCCCAAAAGCAAACTCGCGGCACACTTTATTGGCACCTTGGAATGGCGGGATGGAACGGACTCCTCGCGGGAGCTTCACCAGAATCCTGCAACGTCCGATGTAGAGCGAGTGAAATACCTCCCCCAGAGCTATCTTGAAACACTCTGCAACGAACTTGGCGGTGGTGGCTCATCCACCTTCGACAGCGAATTACGTAAGATCATCTATACCCATGTACCTGAGGAGGAGCGACTTGATTTCCTTTCTCTCGACGATCTCCTCAATTTCAAGGTGGCTGAGATCGAAACCGAGCGTGGGCAGGTGACGCAGCAATTGTCGAAGCTCAACGAGGAAATCAGCACCATCGAGAAAATGTTAGCGCCGGATTCTCGTCTCAGTCTCGAAACTCGACTGGATAGTAAGCGCAAGGAATTACAGGCTTTAGAAAATGCTAGGCCTGTAACGGTCGATGATCCGACAGCTTACGATGCCGCGATGGTCGAAGCGGCGGCGGCAACCGCACAATTACAGGAACTAGAAGCTCAGCTTAAGGCGATCCGCGTGGAAGAACAAGCGGTGCGCGACAAGAAGGCTTCCGCGATTAAGCGCGCGGCCTTGGTAAATCGTGCTGTACAGTCTCTGAGGAATCACGAAAAAGCTCATGAGCAATTCTTGGAAGGCCTGAGTACAATACTTATAGAAATCGACAGCAATCTATTGATTCATGATGTAGTCTCTCTGCAAGTCAATACCGAGAAACTTGACGCAATTGGCGTCGCAATGAGAGTGGAAATCGAAACGCAAGACAAGATTCTTAACAGCCTGGATATGACCAGTGTTACCAGGCGGCGCGAGGCCGTTGATGCCGAGATCAACGCAATAAAGGGTAGGCTTGGCGAAAAGCAGCGGCTCTTTGTAGTCTATCAAGAGCAACTTTTACAATGGGAGCGCGCGAAGGCGGAACTGTTAGGCCCTAAAGAGAAAGCACACTCGATTGCATGGTTCGATGCGGAAATCCAAGAACTCGCCCGGTTGCCTGAAAAGCGCAATCAATTACGACAGTCTCGCGATGCGACAGTTCGCCGCCTCCATGAGCAGATCGGAAAGACGGTCTCGGAATATAAGCGTCTATACGAGCCAGTGCAGGCATTTGTTCGGTCGGCAGCCAACATGGAAATGCCCCTGCCTCTGGCTTTCAACGTGAGAATTGCTGAGGAGGGGTTTCAGGAGAATTTCCTCTCTCAAATCAATCGCCAAACGCGAGGAAGCTTCTCGGGAGTTGACGAGAGCAATCAACTGATTCACGGCATTCTACTTGAAACTGATTTTGCTGATCCCGAAGCGATAGTTCAATTTGTCAATCGTATTGATGACATGTTACATGTTGATCGCCGCGATGGTAGTACTGAAAATGACATGCAACCTGGCGATCAACTTCGGAAGGGCATAGGGCTTAAAGACCTTTATGACTTCATCTTTGGACTGAGCTATTTGCAACCTCGATACTCATTGACTTATGGTGAGCAGGAGATCGGGCGCCTTTCCCCCGGCGAGCGCGGACTGCTTTTATTGGTGTTCTATCTCTTGCTTGACAATGACGACATACCACTTGTGATCGACCAGCCAGAGGAAAATCTTGATAATCAAACGATCTACAAGATTCTGGTTACCTGCATTAAAGTGGCGAAACAGCGTCGACAAGTGATCATGGTTACTCACAACCCGAATCTGGCAGTTGTCTGTGATGCGGAGCAGATCATTTGCGCTAGCTGTGACAAGACCAACAGTATGTTCGGATATACTTCGGGTGCAATTGAATCTCCCGAGATCAAGGCCAGAGTTGTGGAGATTCTTGAAGGAACGGAGCCAGCTTTCGTCAATCGCAAACGTAAATACGGATTCTGA